A DNA window from Aspergillus nidulans FGSC A4 chromosome I contains the following coding sequences:
- a CDS encoding uncharacterized protein (transcript_id=CADANIAT00007607) produces the protein MAQPRTSILTNKDVTSYAVPRYAPDMAGFCHGYELRRHRYEHKANEGSLRCRADWETFIGPIERWGSCNPWDGHFGAVVLPFCRLERLAVLNMETDNVGLDETQYRTVRSILGTKQIQSKMLLELLSIDAPCAEVVIDSWKTMVSTTAKQDKKRVFGNLDEYVDFRIVDTGAPFVDMLMRFGMGILLSEDEQRMVEPLVKPCYAALGLANDYFSFDIEWEEFLQEGDKTTMTNAAKERVREVTNKYEQQYQQNVEEFAAGPGKERPHLLEYLKAEGYQIPGNVAWSLRCPRYHPELCETAGALLREDQTISTALEDPAFADERPGASSSGRSNSRSRSASDSDLSDASPTFWSEYSRSSHLLGPAEYISSLPSKGVREAFIEGLNVWLVLPDQRVNELKSIAQSLHNASLMLDDIEDHSPLRRGRPATHTIFGAEQTINSANYLLIDAMQKVRALDDPVCLDIYLEEMHNLFVGQSFDLYWTRQGQCPSEDEYLAMVRLKTSGLFRLLTRLMAQIAPVQRGLDRRLSNLSDSLGEFFQIRDDYKNLSSEYTGQKGFCEDLDECKFSFPLIHALNTQPKNVQLRGILQQSRSPGGLDIPLKETVLQHLRDAGSLEYTDKKMQELMERITGGIVDIEKASGVSNWMVRLLIHRLKVIYQKSKSTSTNTHIRNTYTTLTKMPSKRILIVLSDANYFPLKKPAGSGEGSSSNSKIVDQPSGFFLMELAKPLQKLLDAGHEVTFASPEGREPQPDPNSESLLAFAGNFYERRRENELLERMKKENGFTKPRKLNSISDDELKNFAGVFIPGGHAPLADLGDNKDLGRILEYFHKENKPTAAICHGPYALLSTKVSGGEFAYKGYKITSWSNAEEKVMESMLGGEVEKVETALMNAGAEMVEGAKEKVGQTTLHRELLTGGNPMAADELGNRFVKMISV, from the exons ATGGCACAGCCCAGGACCAGTATCCTCACGAACAAAGACGTAACTTCCTACGCCGTGCCCCGGTATGCCCCAGACATGGCCGGGTTCTGCCACGGGTACGAGCTTCGCCGGCATCGCTACGAGCACAAAGCCAACGAGGGTTCGCTCCGCTGCCGCGCCGACTGGGAGACCTTTATCGGGCCGATCGAGCGCTGGGGGTCCTGTAATCCGTGGGATGGGCACTTCGGGGCCGTGGTCTTGCCATTCTGCAGGCTGGAGAGGTTGGCGGTG CTAAACATGGAAACGGACAACGTCGGCCTCGACGAGACACAGTACCGCACCGTGCGCTCCATTCTGGGCACCAAACAGATCCAGTCGAAGatgctcctcgagctcctctcCATCGACGCCCCCTGCGCCGAAGTGGTGATAGACAGCTGGAAAACGATGGTCTCGACGACGGCAAAgcaagacaagaagcgcGTGTTTGGAAATTTAGACGAATACGTCGATTTCCGAATCGTTGATACCGGAGCTCCCTTTGTCGACATGCTCATGCGGTTCGGTATGGGAATCCTCTTGAGCGAAGACGAGCAGAGGATGGTTGAGCCGCTGGTGAAACCGTGCTATGCGGCCCTAGGGCTAGCGAATGATTACTTCTCATTCGATATTGAGTGGGAAGAGTTTCTGCAGGAGGGTGATAAGACCACCATGACGAATGCC GCCAAGGAGCGGGTGAGAGAGGTTACGAATAAGTATGAGCAGCAGTATCAGCAAAATGTCGAAGAGTTTGCAGCCGGTCCAGGCAAGGAGAGACCGCATCTTTTGGAGTATCTTAAGGCAGAAGGGTATCAGATTCCGGGCAATGTAGCATGGAGCTTGAGGTGTCCACGGTACCACCCCGAGCTATGTGAGACTGCAGGGGCGCTCCTACGAGAAGATCAGACGATTTCAACTGCTCTAGAAGATCCAGCGTTTGCGGACGAAAGACCCGGGGCTAGTAGCAGCGGcaggagcaacagcaggagcagaagcgCCTCGGACTCAGACTTGTCCGATGCATCGCCTACATTCTGGTCGGAGTATTCGAGGTCTTCG CATCTTCTCGGTCCAGCCGAGTACATCAGCTCCCTTCCCTCCAAGGGAGTTCGGGAGGCCTTCATTGAGGGGCTCAATGTCTGGCTCGTCTTGCCCGACCAACGCGTGAACGAACTGAAGAGTATCGCGCAGAGCCTACATAACGCATCTCTCAT GCTTGACGACATCGAAGACCATTCACCCctccgccgcggccgtccGGCAACGCATACGATCTTCGGGGCAGAGCAGACGATCAATTCGGCAAATTACCTCCTAATCGACGCGATGCAGAAAGTGCGGGCTCTGGATGACCCGGTCTGTTTGGATATCTACCTCGAGGAGATGCACAATTTGTTTGTGGGACAGAGCTTTGACCTCTACTGGACGAGGCAAGGACAGTGTCCGAGTGAGGACGAGTATCTGGCCATGGTGAGGTTGA AAACAAGCGgtctcttccgcctcctcaCGCGGCTGATGGCGCAGATTGCACCGGTCCAGAGGGG ACTGGATAGACGACTCTCAAACTTGAGCGATAGCCTCGGCGAGTTCTTCCAGATCCGCGACGACTACAAGAACCTCTCCTCGGAGTACACCGGCCAAAAGGGGTTCTGTGAGGACCTCGACGAGTGCAAATTCTCCTTTCCGCTGATCCACGCGCTGAATACGCAGCCGAAAAATGTCCAGCTTCGCGGAATCCTGCAACAGTCGCGGAGCCCGGGAGGTCTTGATATCCCGCTTAAGGAGACGGTGCTGCAGCACTTACGGGATGCTGGAAGCCTCGAGTATACAGATAAGAAGATGCAGGAGCTGATGGAAAGGATCACGGGTGGAATTGTGGATATTGAGAAGGCGAGTGGTGTGAGCAACTGGATGGTGAGACTGCTGATTCACCGGCTGAAAGT AATCTATCAGAAAAGTAAATCCACATCAACTAATACTCATATACGCAATACATATACTACGCTCACGAAAATGCCATCAAAGAGgatcctcatcgtcctcagcgACGCCAATTACTTCCCCCTCAAGAAACCCGCCGGCTCAGGCGaaggctccagctccaacagCAAGATCGTCGACCAACCCTCTGGATTCTTCCTGATGGAGCTCGCAAAGCCTCTCCAGAAACTCCTTGACGCTGGTCACGAGGTGACCTTCGCCTCACCTGAAGGCCGAGAACCCCAACCCGATCCCAATAGTGAATCCCTTCTCGCATTCGCAGGGAACTTCTACGAGCGCCGACGCGAAAACGAGCTGCTTGAGcgcatgaagaaggagaacggGTTCACAAAGCCAAGGAAACTCAACAGTATCTCCGATGACGAGCTGAAAAATTTCGCCGGGGTCTTTATCCCCGGCGGACATGCTCCACTTGCGGATCTGGGCGATAACAAGGACCTCGGTCGGATATTAGAGTATTTCCACAAGGAAAATAAGCCTACTGCCGCGATCTGCCATGGTCCGTATGCTTTGCTCAGTACAAAGGTTTCCGGGGGCGAGTTTGCGTACAAGGGGTACAAGATCACGAGCTGGAGCaatgcggaggagaaggtgatgGAGAGCATGCTCGGGGGCGAGGTTGAAAAGGTCGAGACGGCGCTGATGAATGCTGGCGCCGAGATGGTCGAGggagcgaaggagaaggttggACAGACGACTCTGCATCGGGAGCTGCTGACGGGTGGGAATCCGATGGCAGCGGATGAGCTGGGGAATCGATTTGTGAAGATGATCAGTGTCTAG
- a CDS encoding uncharacterized protein (transcript_id=CADANIAT00007608) encodes MASSPPKEPHLEQLEVGRRAETEPSLRDTLRYYQPAVIWSVLISLTTVMESYDMQIVHSFYAFPHFQREYGVQLKNGEYSIPAKWQLALNCASLLGLMSGTFLNGWASERFGARKVIMISLIALTAFVAITFVSPSVEVLFVGELLYSIPWGFSPLPPRRMRQICPLVRRGYVTAFVNPCWVMGRLISTGVLTGTLNIPSQGPYRLPFALQWIFPLPLFIVAWFCPESPWTNLRRSEISIISWGCQLLPCWAIQNYITYFFSLAGLSPGNLFKITLGIV; translated from the exons ATGGCTTCATCACCACCCAAAGAACCGCAtctggagcagctcgaggTGGGCAGAAGGGCAGAGACCGAGCCCAGCCTCCGTGATACCTTGCGCTACTACCAGCCGGCCGTGATCTGGTCGGTTCTGATCTCGCTCACCACGGTCATGGAGTCCTACGACATGCAGATAGTCCACTCCTTCTATGCGTTTCCGCATTTCCAGCGGGAGTATGGAGTGCAGCTTAAAAATGGCGAGTACAGCATCCCGGCCAAGTggcagctggctctgaaCTGCGCGAGCCTCCTGGGGCTGATGTCAGGCACCTTCCTCAACGGCTGGGCGTCTGAGAGATTCGGAGCCCGGAAAGTCATCATGATATCGCTTATTGCATTGACCGCGTTTGTCGCCATCACCTTTGTATCGCCCTCGGTGGAGGTGCTTTTCGTGGGCGAGCTGCTCTA TTCGATCCCCTGGGGCTTTTCGCCGCTGCCACCCCGTCGTATGCGTCAGATCTGCCCTCTCGTCCGTCGCGGATACGTCACCGCATTCGTGAACCCGTGTTGGGTCATGGGCCGACTGATATCCACCGGTGTCCTGACCGGCACACTGAACATCCCTTCCCAGGGGCCCTATCGGTTGCCGTTCGCTCTACAGTGGATATTTCCTCTACCCTTGTTCATTGTCGCGTGGTTTTGCCCCGAGTCTCCGTGGACCAATCTTCGGCGATCAGAAATCTCGATAATCAGCTGGGGctgccagcttctccccTGCTGGGCCATCCAGAACTACATCACTTACTTCTTCAGTCTTGCCGGATTATCGCCTGGCAACTTGTTCAAGATCACGCTTGGTATTGTTTAG
- a CDS encoding SEC14 family lipid-binding protein (transcript_id=CADANIAT00007606), with protein sequence MTANSNEASATTAFTSLCAEKGLLKRPQGLKDEDVADGFTDEVTLLARRFLQANKLDPSKALEQFQQALDFHNDNDAIRLYDLLSVAEFEETRAVYPHWTGRCDRSGRPLLMFDISAIDKEGLAHWRKTRDMPKAIIPGDPADADSTASVSISAAASPPQSPNMAQRALTYFNYYPRFVLPLCSAAHRKPVTNCVYLVDAGPLRMRQAWDLREFARDISWILATCFPETIYRCYCCNVPSFLARFWSIIKSFIDPATASKIQFLPSSDVYDTLKADIEHDDIPTCLGGGFQFQTGMLPDLDDGIRRALEWSGTQVDLPPGPIKWIQTLALAESGTGTRKAVATGTADMVQRAVEVATLRAPVSSSDA encoded by the exons ATGACCGCTAACAGTAACGAGGCATCTGCCACCACAGCATTCACCAGTCTCTGCGCCGAGAAGGGACTTCTGAAGCGCCCGCAGGGGCTCAAGGATGAGGACGTAGCCGACGGCTTCACAGACGAGGTGACCCTCTT AGCAAGACGCTTCCTGCAAGCCAACAAGCTGGATCCTTCCAAGGCGCTAGAACAATTCCAGCAGGCGCTCGATTTCCACAACGACAACGACGCAATCCGTCTCTACGATCTGCTCAGTGTGGCTGAATTCGAAGAGACTCGGGCCGTG TACCCCCACTGGACAGGGCGCTGCGACCGCTCCGGCCGGCCCCTGCTCATGTTCGACATCTCGGCCATAGATAAAGAAGGCCTTGCGCACTGGCGAAAGACGCGCGATATGCCCAAGGCGATTATACCCGGCGATCCGGCAGACGCAGACTCAACGGCTTCTGTTTCCATATCAGCAGCGGCCTCGCCACCACAATCGCCCAACATGGCGCAGCGCGCCCTAACCTACTTCAACTACTACCCGCGCTTTGTCCTACCGCTGTGCTCAGCTGCTCACAGGAAACCAGTCACCAATTGCGTCTATCTCGTCGACGCCGGCCCGCTGCGCATGCGGCAGGCGTGGGACCTGCGTGAGTTTGCGCGCGACATCAGCTGGATCCTCGCAACGTGTTTCCCAGAAACGATTTATCGATGTTAT TGCTGCAACGTTCCCAGCTTTCTCGCGCGGTTCTGGTCGATCATCAAGTCATTCATCGACCCGGCCACTGCATCCAAGATCCAATTCTTGCCCAGCAGTGATGTGTATGACACACTGAAGGCAGATATTGAACACGATGATATCCCGACCTGTCTTGGGGGCGGGTTCCAGTTTCAGACGGGAATGCTGCCGGATCTGGACGACGGCATTCGGCGCGCGCTGGAGTGGTCGGGGACGCAGGTTGATCTGCCTCCTGGGCCGATCAAATGGATACAGACTCTAGCTCTAGCTGAGAGTGGTACTGGGACCAGGAAGGCTGTCGCCACTGGGACTGCTGATATGGTGCAGAGGGCGGTTGAGGTAGCTACGTTGCGGGCTCCAGTTTCGTCGAGTGATGCATGA
- a CDS encoding NAD(P)-dependent alcohol dehydrogenase (transcript_id=CADANIAT00007605) produces MAVKTQALVSREVNVPPKLEEITLDDIRADEVLVEIHATGICHTDFSCMNGTLPAAFPSVLGHEGAGVVLEVGEKVKHVRKNDKVLLSFDHCGACSQCDKGHPAYCSEWVTRNFGQKRSDGSLTLADANGAKVHGNFFGQSSFARHTIVSSASVVKVPSDTRLDLFSPLGCGIQTGAGAILNTLDLRNAKTIIAIDLQPQRLELAKKLGATHAVLGSDTDVVAQIQKISGSNGVDNSVDCATVGAPTPGVRAGVDVFSHLVMGRQYLGCCEGDSDTQKFLPYLIEQHARGQFPLDQMVTYYRVNEFERTFKDVKEGKALKAVLLRT; encoded by the exons ATGGCAGTCAAGACTCAGGCCCTCGTTTCCAGGGAGGTGAATGTCCCTCCCAAGCTCGAAGAGATCACCCTCGACGATATCCGCGCCGACGAGGTGCTCGTTGAGATCCACGCTACCGGGATCTGCCACACAGACTTCTCCTGCATGAACGGGACACTTCCCGCTGCATTCCCCAGCGTGCTCGGCCACGAAG GCGCCGGGGTGGTCCTCGAAGTCGGTGAGAAGGTCAAGCACGTCAGGAAGAACGACAAAGTCCTCCTCAGCTTCGACCATTGCGGAGCCTGCTCCCAATGCGACAAAGGCCATCCCGCCTACTGTTCCGAATGGGTCACTCGCAACTTCGGCCAGAAGCGATCGGACGGAAGCCTGACGCTAGCGGATGCTAACGGCGCCAAAGTGCATGGCAACTTTTTCGGGCAGAGCTCCTTTGCGCGACACACGATCGTCAGCAGCGCTTCGGTCGTCAAGGTCCCCTCTGATACCCGCCtcgacctcttctccccgcTCGGATGCGGAATTcagactggcgctggcgccaTCCTGAACACGTTGGAC TTGCGCAATGCAAAAACGATCATCGCGATCGACTTGCAGCCGCAACGGCTGGAGCTGGCCAAGAAGCTGGGCGCGACACATGCCGTGCTTGGCTCGGACACCGACGTCGTGGCTCAGATCCAGAAGATTTCGGGCAGCAACGGTGTCGACAACTCCGTCGACT GTGCCACCGTCGGTGCTCCTACTCCCGGTGTGCGTGCAGGTGTCGACGTCTTCTCACACCTCGTCATGGGTCGACAGTATCTCGGATGCTGCGAGGGTGACAGCGATACACAGAAG TTCCTGCCTTACCTGATCGAGCAGCATGCAAGGGGTCAATTCCCCCTCGACCAGATGGTCACCTATTACCGTGTCAACGAGTTTGAGCGGACGTTCAAGGACGTCAAAGAGGGCAAAGCTCTGAAGGCTGTTCTTCTGCGGACATAG
- a CDS encoding carbon-nitrogen hydrolase family protein (transcript_id=CADANIAT00007609) has product MAVRIAACHASPIFLSASKTTSKTVSLIHAAARNKAQIIVFPETFIPAFPIWSALRPPTDNHELFQRMVAESVFADGNEIAAIRTAARETNTIVSIGISEKSRFSTATLYNSNLLIDTNGAVLNHHRKLMPTFFEKLTWAAGDGHGLRVSKTAHGNIGNLICGENTNPLARYTLMAQAEQIHISTWPAIWPTRAPTDSGGANYDNVAANRTRAAAHCFEAKCFGVLCAGFLAPDTDSAAVKMIAEGASAPQAVKHVLQNSSRGASMFLDPTGAVHPAFVFSEDGKKEKREFLQDEEGIIYADFELDRDRALSTFSRLKFMHQSQLSHAAGTVSEISKRATGMRNGTVGYIIS; this is encoded by the exons ATGGCTGTCCGCATTGCTGCCTGTCATGCCTCCCCTATCTTCCTCTCGGCGTCTAAAACAACGTCCAAGACCGTCTCGCTCATCCACGCTGCTGCTCGCAACAAGGCCCAGATCATCGTCTTCCCCGAGACGTTCATTCCCGCATTTCCTATCTGGAGCGCCCTGCGTCCACCCACAGATAATCACGAGCTCTTCCAACGGATGGTGGCTGAATCAGTCTTCGCTGACGGCAACGAAATCGCCGCCATCCGTACCGCAGCCAGAGAAACCAACACGATCGTCAGTATTGGCATTTCCGAAAAATCTCGCTTCAGCACTGCGACTCTGTACAACTCCAATCTGTTGATAGATACCAACGGGGCTGTCCTCAACCATCACCGGAAACTGATGCCGACCTTCTTCGAGAAACTCACCTGGGCGGCCGGCGATGGGCACGGTCTGCGCGTCTCAAAGACGGCGCACGGGAACATCGGCAACCTGATCTGCGGCGAGAATACGAATCCCCTCGCGCGATATACGCTCATGGCGCAGGCAGAGCAGATCCATATCTCGACGTGGCCTGCGATCTGGCCGACGAGAGCCCCGACTGATTCAGGGGGTGCCAACTACGACAACGTCGCGGCAAATCGTACGCGCGCCGCTGCGCACTGCTTCGAGGCGAAATGTTTCGGCGTACTCTGTGCGGGGTTTCTGGCTCCCGACACCGATAGCGCCGCAGTCAAGATGATCGCTGAGGGCGCAAGTGCGCCTCAGGCCGTAAAGCATGTGTTGCAGAATTCGTCGCGGGGAGCGTCGATGTTCCTTGATCCCACGGGAGCGGTGCATCCGGCGTTTGTCTTTTCGGAAGacggaaagaaagaaaagagagagtttcttcaagacgaGGAGGGGATTATCTATGCGGACTTTGAGCTGGATAG GGATCGTGCTCTAAGCACCTTCTCACGGCTGAAGTTTATGCACCAGTCCCAACTGAGCCATGCAGCTGGAACTGTATCAGAGATTTCTAAGAGGGCTACTGGTATGCGAAATGGAACAGTTGGTTATATCATCAGCTAA
- a CDS encoding uncharacterized protein (transcript_id=CADANIAT00007604): MFRQVSSACALLGLILGASATKATGPGPEACGNLTQLLGSKTVVSNTLSINYIDSTQSYYNTEQSKYKPSCIVYPVSTDDVSIAIKAIRRSDSRFAIKAGGHNPNDFYSSVDKGVLIDLSRMAERFYDEESTLATYQPGGDFGDIYDYFSQWNRTVVGARLAGVGTGLALSGGLSYLSSQYGLACDSFRELEVVLPSGEIVTASESTNPDLFYGLRGGGGNAYGVVTKYTVQSYPANTFYAGNIIYLFQQNTAVLDAITNFIQYNDDPKAAIIGTYEKLPTPGFEHNLDEAIIMFLVYDGPDAGDVFKNFTDIPHLANTLKQTDYNGVVNLPIPGSAELIKGRNTFRVSVHSGDEKGKESLNKLYEKWVAWGNENKGKYLLTSMDIQPIPRSLTDASNSNFGGNAMQMPDGPWFWVNFLLTASSLLSEEELEEANQSYKEMVESVPPTEGLPLFLNDASHDQDPLTTFAGYQKLKEIKAKYDPDGFFKTAVSLSRFPTCDTLWTAYSVTMTSQRTMSLYRTLLYLLSLSAGSRAIEQDELQDFGRYSSDVSRILLTKTVSYTGPESAPIPTTYGNLVDTSQRIRSNNHSDRTDAFSGPPQRKLSCPPQRKQCGDTCIPSTQDCCAASEHCLPGDYCYRHSGSVRCCPEGLACFQISGDVCFQQTVVWYEEIHIIDLNEEEIITSWDIVESVYRTSSRITITASYPSEGRASFTSLSEGIVEAAATPVTLALDEIPTRTVALGAHTTEAMLSDPWSGVHGSLIWGSPSSSHTWLELISDIEFTPVPLEDENGRKEPHEPKRRVYGRVVIRTPNSSRFANHIHSRIVQNFPFLVELFYWVLNYAFYSCTKAISHALSPAGTDVVQLAQDHGIAILDLEHRSIFSIFFPIGESDFQAYFPNGHPGWMTFNRTYSLVHIPGTVVFLSWWYWAAPDHERFAIARRTMTLGNFVAFVVFCFFPCMPPCLLPESFNFHNTVRQGNAESV; this comes from the exons ATGTTCCGCCAAGTCAGTTCAGCTTGTGCCCTCCTGGGTCTGATTCTCGGTGCTTCTGCCACCAAGGCCACTGGCCCTGGCCCCGAGGCTTGCGGCAACTTGACGCAGCTGCTTGGGTCAAAGACGGTCGTGTCTAACACCCTGAGCATCAACTACATCGACTCGACCCAATCCTACTACAACACCGAGCAGAGCAAGTACAAGCCCTCATGCATAGTCTACCCCGTCTCCACCGACGATGTCTCTATCGCAATCAAGGCAATCCGACGTTCCGATTCCCGCTTCGCTATTAAGGCCGGCGGCCACAACCCTAACGATTTCTACTCTTCCGTCGATAAAGGCGTGCTGATCGACCTGTCTCGCATGGCTGAGCGGTTCTACGACGAAGAGTCGACCCTCGCAACCTACCAGCCCGGCGGCGACTTTGGCGATATCTATGATTACTTTTCTCAGTGGAACCGCACCGTCGTCGGCGCCCGTCTCGCCGGCGTCGGAACCGGCCTCGCCCTTTCTGGCGGCCTCTCCTACCTCTCCAGCCAGTACGGCCTCGCCTGTGACTCCTTCCGCGAGCTCGAGGTCGTCCTCCCGTCCGGCGAGATTGTCACAGCGTCCGAGTCGACGAATCCAGATCTGTTCTACGGCCTGcgcggcggtggcggcaACGCCTACGGCGTCGTCACCAAGTACACCGTGCAGTCATACCCGGCCAACACCTTCTACGCTGGCAACATCATCTACCTCTTCCAGCAGAACACCGCCGTGCTGGACGCGATTACCAACTTCATCCAGTACAACGACGATCCCAaagccgccatcatcggGACCTACGAGAAACTGCCCACGCCAGGGTTCGAGCACAACCTCGACGAGGCAATCATCATGTTCCTGGTGTATGATGGCCCAGACGCAGGCGACGTCTTCAAGAACTTCACCGACATCCCGCACCTGGCCAATACCCTCAAGCAAACTGACTACAACGGGGTCGTGAACCTGCCAATCCCGGGCAGCGCCGAACTCATCAAGGGCCGGAATACCTTCCGCGTGTCGGTCCACAGTGGCGATGAGAAGGGCAAAGAAAGCCTCAACAAGCTGTACGAGAAATGGGTCGCCTGGGGCAACGAGAACAAGGGCAAGTACCTCCTGACCTCGATGGACATCCAGCCGATTCCGAGATCGCTCACCGACGCATCAAATTCCAACTTTGGCGGTAACGCCATGCAGATGCCTGATGGGCCATGGTTCTGGGTGAATTTCCTCCTGACGGCGTCGTCACTGCTGAGcgaggaggaactcgaggagGCGAATCAGAGCTACAAGGAGATGGTCGAGTCGGTGCCCCCAACAGAGGGCTTGCCGCTGTTCCTGAATGATGCGAGCCACGATCAGGATCCGCTGACCACTTTTGCTGGTTatcagaagctcaaggagatCAAGGCGAAGTACGATCCCGATGGGTTCTTCA AAACAGCTGTTTCTCTGAGTCGGT TCCCAACCTGCGATACACTCTGGACCGCGTACTCGGTTACTATGACATCTCAGCGCACCATGTCGCTCTACCGCACTCTGCTTTATCTCCTCTCCCTTTCAGCTGGATCTCGCGCAATAGAACAGGATGAACTTCAAGATTTCGGTAGATATTCTTCAGATGTTTCGCGCATCCTACTCACGAAGACGGTCTCTTACACTGGACCTGAAAGTGCGCCGATACCAACAACATATGGTAACCTTGTTGACACCTCCCAAAGAATCAGAAGTAACAATCATTCAGACAGAACCGATGCCTTCTCCGGTCCGCCGCAACGCAAGCTTTCGTGCCCACCACAGCGGAAGCAATGCGGCGACACCTGCATCCCTTCAACGCAAGACTGCTGCGCGGCCTCCGAGCACTGTCTTCCAGGGGATTACTGCTATCGCCACTCCGGCTCCGTCCGCTGTTGTCCAGAAGGTCTAGCCTGTTTCCAAATCAGCGGGGATGTATGCTTTCAGCAGACTGTCGTGTGGTATGAGGAGATTCATATTATCGATTtgaacgaggaagaaatcatcaCATCATGGGATATAGTAGAGTCAGTATACCGTACAAGCTCAAGGATTACCATCACAGCTTCATATCCTAGCGAGGGTCGAGCGTCTTTCACGAGTCTCAGTGAGGGTATAGTTGAAGCGGCCGCGACACCAGTGACTTTGGCTCTGGACGAGATTCCCACGAGGACAGTGGCATTAGGTGCCCATACAACGGAGGCGATGCTGTCTGATCCTTGGTCTGGAG TGCATGGATC ATTGATCTGGGGAAGCCCCAGTTCTTCCCATACGTGGCTGGAGCTGATC TCCGACATCGAATTCACCCCCGTTCCTCTGGAAGATGAGAATGGCCGCAAGGAACCCCACGAGCCGAAGCGACGTGTATATGGCCGGGTTGTGATCCGGACGCCAAACTCTTCCCGCTTCGCCAACCACATTCACAGTCGGATTGTGCAGAACTTCCCGTTCTTGGTGGAACTGTTCTACTGGGTCCTGAACTACGCCTTCTATTCTTGCACCAAGGCCATTTCGCACGCTCTATCTCCGGCTGGAACGGACGTTGTGCAGCTCGCTCAGGACCATGGGATTGCTATTCTCGACTTGGAGCACCGTTCGatcttcagcatcttctTCCCGATCGGGGAGTCGGACTTCCAGGCATACTTTCCAAATGGACACCCCGGGTGGATGACCTTTAATCGCACCTACTCGCTGGTGCATATTCCAGGGACTGTTGT CTTCCTTTCGTGGTGGTATTGGGCTGCCCCCGACCATGAGCGATTCGCAATCGCCCGCCGCACGATGACGCTCGGAAACTTTGTCGCATTCGTggtcttctgcttcttccctTGCATGCCACCCTGTCTGCTGCCCGAGTCTTTCAACTTCCACAACACCGTGCGCCAGGGGAACGCTGAAAGCGTGTGA